One segment of Apus apus isolate bApuApu2 chromosome 1, bApuApu2.pri.cur, whole genome shotgun sequence DNA contains the following:
- the SYPL1 gene encoding synaptophysin-like protein 1, with protein sequence MAGLRVDCGLLLEPVGFVKVLELFFSIFAFATCGSFQGVTTLLVSCKGVVNKTVTAAFAYPFRLDTVAFNAPDPKHCGGTWTNISLAGDFSSSAQFFVAFAVLVFLYCIAALVLYIGYKHIYQQNSKLLLTDLSITVIIAFLWLVSTFVWAKALADIKMSTGASVVPGIEPCKTPGTTCRFASVTSMGTLNVSVVFGLLNMILWGGNIWFLYKDTSLYHQANRIS encoded by the exons ATGGCTGGTTTGAGAGTGGACTGTGGGTTGCTCCTGGAGCCTGTAGGCTTTGTTAAGGTTCTCGAGTTG tttttttccatctttgcttTTGCTACGTGTGGAAGCTTTCAAGGTGTAACTACCCTTCTGGTTTCCTGCAAAGGTGTGGTAAACAAAACTGttacagctgcttttgcttATCCATTCAG GTTGGATACTGTTGCATTTAATGCACCAGACCCAAAACACTGTGGTGGTACTTGGACTAACATCTCTCTTGCGGGCGACTTCTCCTCTTCTGCGCAGTTCTTTGTTGCGTTTGCAGTGTTGGTGTTCCTCTACTGCATTGCTGCTCTTGTGCTGTATATTGGATATAAGCATATTTATCAGCAAAACAGCAAGCTCCTACTAACT GACTTGAGTATCACTGTCATAATAGCCTTTCTGTGGCTGGTCAGTACTTTTGTTTGGGCAAAGGCACTTGCTGACATCAAAATGTCTACGGGGGCCAGCGTTGTTCCAGGAATTGAACCTTGCAAAACACCAGGAACAACTTGTCGTTTTGCTTCTGTGACCAGCATGGGAACTCTGAATGTGTCTGTG GTATTTGGCTTGCTTAATATGATTTTATGGGGAGGAAATATTTGGTTTTTATACAAGGACACCAGCCTGTACCACCAAGCAAACAGAATTTCTTGA